The DNA region AAATCCCACCTAGTCTGCAAATCAAACTAATCTCTACTGCTACAAACCTTTTAACTAGtgaacttcatttttttcaaatgtggtCTGCTTATGCTCATCCATGCATATTTCATATGTTATTATCTTTCTGTCCTgtatctttttgccactgtagtcatatataaattaaatgttgaatttatttaacatttatttaacatttaatcaaaatgtttgattaattttgatttattatgatGACAATGTAGAATCTGATTTTCATGATAAATAAGGCTGTCaaaaagctgacatttttaatcacgaCTAATCCCAGAATTTCTGTacttaatcatgattaattgcactatttttattggaattttatCATTCTACTATTTTGCGTTTTATATTGTTTACATGtcattttggagtttttttaaactgtcttaaactaagggtgaTAGACTTCCTCTTTGGATACAGACCCACTTTAAGAGGAAGATTAAAACACAGAcgtaaccacagaaaaaggaacttgctatggatttAAAATGGCATATGTATCATTTAAAAGGCACAGATGACTTCTGGCTtgcccactgagctgtctgagattttaaaagtgaaatgagacattaaggagcagtggtggacttattttacattactttggctgcagggagatgctgtcATTGCCTTAAACAAAGTGTGTTGGAAGGTATGATAAAAcatgagattaattgtgattaaagttacattgatgcagtaattgtGGGCtttaaataatcacaataaagcagattaatcttgacagtcctggtaataaatgttatttttttgatgGTATTAtaaggttaaggttagggttacATAAAGCTCTTATGAATTTGTAAGTGTAATTGTTATTCAAAGACCAAtacatattttgaaatgtaaactTAATATTATTCCCAGTAATATATTTACACTTTGTGCTGGCTTCAAATAAAAACGGGTAGTCTTCTAGTGCGCATGTGCTGCATTCACCGCCCAGTGAAAGTGCAGATTTGGATCGGTAACATAGATTAGACGTCAGTCcaatataaaaataatgttaatattGAACCTGATACCAATATTGGATTGGATCTGGCCCATCTCTATTGATTAATCCTGAGgggaaaaatgcaattaaaaaaatgtatgaggGGGCACAGATGACCTAGTGGTTAGGGCGCCCCCCCATGTGCCCAGGTTCAAATCAGGCTTTTGGTTCCTCCTCCACATTAGCACCATCCTAGATTGACCAGTGAGTGGAAAATCTGCCCTTGGCTTCAAAAGCTAGTAGCAAATTTAGGTGCCATTCAGAAGCATGTCGTTTCTGATTGTTTTGCAGTCTTTCTCAAACCATCAacatttgcgattaattgcaattaattctTTCCAAAGCCTATGACTAATgtgatacatttttattttactgacagCGCCATTATAAAACAACTTTTGTTACTATTTCCGCCCTTGCCCAGATTTCGACAGCATGGCCACGACCCCAGATGGCTGCATTCAGTTCACCCGCCATGCAGGCGACGTCCTGCTCAACTTCAACCGCCTCCGCAGCAGAAACATCCTGACTGATGTCACCATACAGGTGGACGGGCAGCAATTTCGTGCTCACAAGGCTGTTCTGGTGGCCTGCAGGTATGTAAAAGCATAATATTTTACACAGCTACCTGACATTTTCATTTCACAGTGCATATTAAATGTCAGCTATTTCTGGGAGCATATTTCATACTTTTTCTTAACATAGTGGCTCACTGCCCCTGCCACCTCCTTTCACACCTTATGCCCAATAAATTAATTTCCAGGAGTTAGTGAATCTCATCTGTGCATATGCTCATTAATCTTATCTCTTCTTTTTCAGTGGCTTCTTTTATTCTGTGTTCATGGACCCCGAGAATGCAAACCTCAGTGCCATCAGCTTAGATCCCAAAGTGGACCCCAAGGGTTTCTCAATCCTGCTGGACTTTATGTACACGTCCTGTCTCAACCTGAAGGACAGTCTTGTGGTTGCCACCATGAACACAGCTGTCTACCTCCAGATGGAGCATGTGGCTGACACCTGCCACAGGTTCATCAAGTCCAGGTAGagcaaaacatgaaacataactaaatatgacaaaaaacatgacaaaataaacCTTTGTTTAAGATGAATTCAGAGGAGATAAAGTTAAAACTTTGTGTTCGATCTGTTTCCATAGGAATCAGTCTCTGAACATGACAGCTGAAGAGGTACAAGTTAACTCTTTATGTCTGTCTGAGGAAAgacctgctgctgaaaaagaaCCAGACTTTACAAAAATCCACACATCAAACTCCTCCTACATCCCCAATGTCTTCAGGGGGATCAACACCTCCGGCTCCTATCACGTCTATGGTGACCCCCATGTCCCTGTTGGCCAACTggaaagtccccaaaagtccaCCAACCTTACCAGAAGAGGGGTTTTGTCCCAGTCGACTCACAGTGAATCCAACAGGATCATCTCCCACCCAGTGCCACCCCACCCAAGTTTCCCCACTACCACCATCATGAGACAGGCAGGAATTCAAGAGGGTCTTCAAAGGCCTGCCACACCCACAGAGGAAGACAGTGTTCAGCACCCACAAAGCAGCTGCCTCAGATTGTCTCCCAGTTTTCTAAAAGGTGTGATCTGTAGCCCTCAAAGCCCTCTGAGATCTGACTGCCAGCCCAATTCGCCCACAGAGTCTAACAGCAGCAGAAGCGCCTCCCTCAGCCTCAAACAGCTGTCAGACTGCCCTAATGACACCAAGGCCCGCAACTGGAAGAAGTACAAGCTGATTGTTATGAACCAAACGCCCGATGAGAACGAGAAGGAGGTTCAGGGAGGCAGTGCCGAAGCTGCAGCTATGTCCCCCATGCTGAGCCCGTACAGGAGTGGAGATGCGGGGGGACACAGCAATGTTCAGATGGAAGAGGGAGCTACCGAGCACAGAGAGGAAACGTTGACCTCTCAGAGTGTGGACAGCTGTGGCAGCAGCACCTGCAGCAGCATCAGGTGAGGACAGAAATTTTAGCTCAGTCCATATCTGTAAGAGAAAAAACTTTACTGAATACTAACTTTGTCATCATCTTTCTGTGTGCAGCCAGCGCAGATGCTCCTCTTGTGGTTGTGACAGCCCCCGCTGCATGGAGATGGGTCACCTCTCTCCTGACTCGTACAGCAGAGATGAAACCACCAAACTACACTCAGAGAATTCCCCCTCCACCTGTGGTAAGTCAACTGAACATGTacaggacaaaaaaataaaaggatatAAGGATCATTATTTAAGTTGATTacgaaacagactgaaataattATTCCTTTTTATGACAGCCCAAAGCAAACTAGACCATGACTATGACTAAATCAGCAGAGTTTTGATGTATTAGACTGCTGTTAAAGGATAGGTGTGACAAAGTCGATTAGATGCTTTCAAAACACCTTTTCTCATATGTGCCATGGCAAAGATTAAG from Cheilinus undulatus linkage group 13, ASM1832078v1, whole genome shotgun sequence includes:
- the bcl6ab gene encoding BCL6A transcription repressor b, whose product is MLGVSRKLLQDFDSMATTPDGCIQFTRHAGDVLLNFNRLRSRNILTDVTIQVDGQQFRAHKAVLVACSGFFYSVFMDPENANLSAISLDPKVDPKGFSILLDFMYTSCLNLKDSLVVATMNTAVYLQMEHVADTCHRFIKSRNQSLNMTAEEVQVNSLCLSEERPAAEKEPDFTKIHTSNSSYIPNVFRGINTSGSYHVYGDPHVPVGQLESPQKSTNLTRRGVLSQSTHSESNRIISHPVPPHPSFPTTTIMRQAGIQEGLQRPATPTEEDSVQHPQSSCLRLSPSFLKGVICSPQSPLRSDCQPNSPTESNSSRSASLSLKQLSDCPNDTKARNWKKYKLIVMNQTPDENEKEVQGGSAEAAAMSPMLSPYRSGDAGGHSNVQMEEGATEHREETLTSQSVDSCGSSTCSSISQRRCSSCGCDSPRCMEMGHLSPDSYSRDETTKLHSENSPSTCENNTYFCNGCDSKFLEEDSLRDHMVQVHSDKPYKCDCCQAAFRYKGNLASHKTVHTGAKPYHCNICGAQFNRPANLKTHTRIHSGEKPYKCETCGSRFVQVAHLRAHVLIHTGEKPYPCEICGTHFRHLQTLKSHMRIHTGEKPYHCEKCDLHFRHKSQLRLHLRQKHGAVTNTKAQYRRTPTNVLTNLISSC